CGGCGCGGGGAGCAGGTGCACCTCGTCGTAGACGACAAGGCCCCAGTCGCGGGCGTCCAGCAGCTCCAGGTGCGTGTAGACGCCCTTCCGCCGGGTCGTCATCACCTGGTATGTCGCGATGGTGACCGGCCGGATCTCCTTGCGGGCACCGGAGTACTCGCCGATCTCGTCCTCGGTCAACGAGGTGCGCTTGAGCAGCTCGTGCCGCCACTGCCTGGCGGCGACCGTGTTCGTGACGAGGATCAGCGTGGTCGCCTGGGCCTCGGCCATCGCGGCCGCGCCGACGATCGTCTTGCCGGCGCCGCAGGGGAGGACCACGACACCGGAGCCGCCGTGCCAGAAGCCGGCGACCGCCTCGCGCTGGTAGGCACGCATCTCCCAGCCGTCCTGCACCAGGTCGATGGCGTGCGCCTCGCCGTCGACGTAGCCCGCGAGGTCCTCCGCCGGCCAGCCGAGCTTGAGCAGCACCTGCTTGAGGTGACCGCGCTCCGACGGGTGGACGACGACCGTGTCCTGGTCGACCCGCTCGCCGATCAGCGGAGCGACCTTCTTCGACCGGACGACCTCCTCGAGGACCGCCCGGTCGTTGGTCACGAGGACCAGTCCGTGCACCGGCGTCTTCTCCAGCCGCAGCCGGCCGTAGCGCGCCATCGTCTCCGCCACGTCCACCAGCAGCGCGTGCGGCACCGCGTAGCGGCTGTAGCGGAGCAGGACGTCCACCACCTGCTCGGCGTCGTGGCCGGCCGCCCGGGCGTTCCAGAGGCCGAGCGGGGTCAGCCGGTAGGTGTGGACGTGCTCCGGCGAGCGCTCCAGCTCGGCGAAGGGGGCGATCTCCCGGCGGCACTCGTCGGCGAGGTCGTGGTCGACCTCGAGCAGCAGGGTCTTGTCGGACTGCACGATCAGCGGGCCATCGGTCACGCCGTCCATTGTCGCTTGCCGACCGACATGCTGCCGCCGCTCGTCAGGTCTGGTCACGGCGGACCAGCGCCGCGGTGGCCAGCGCGGCCAGGCCGAGGGCGTACGCCGTGAGGAGACCGCCCCCGAGCCAGGGGGCGACCAACCCGGCCGCGGAACCGCCCGCCGGATCCCCGAGGCGGCTGAAGGCGTCGGCCGCCCCGCCGGGCAGCCACTTCTGGGCGTGTGGTGCCCTGAGGACCATCGGGGCGATCTGCTCGACGACGAAGTACCAGACCAGAGCGACGGTCATGGCCACCGCCTGGTTGCGCAGCAGTAGGCCTAGTCCGACGCCGAGCACCCCGTAGAGCCCGGCCGTCACTCCCAGCACCAGCAGCCCGCTCGGCACCGCCCCGAGATCGGCGGCGGGCGCCTCGCGCGACGA
This Actinomycetes bacterium DNA region includes the following protein-coding sequences:
- a CDS encoding DEAD/DEAH box helicase translates to MDGVTDGPLIVQSDKTLLLEVDHDLADECRREIAPFAELERSPEHVHTYRLTPLGLWNARAAGHDAEQVVDVLLRYSRYAVPHALLVDVAETMARYGRLRLEKTPVHGLVLVTNDRAVLEEVVRSKKVAPLIGERVDQDTVVVHPSERGHLKQVLLKLGWPAEDLAGYVDGEAHAIDLVQDGWEMRAYQREAVAGFWHGGSGVVVLPCGAGKTIVGAAAMAEAQATTLILVTNTVAARQWRHELLKRTSLTEDEIGEYSGARKEIRPVTIATYQVMTTRRKGVYTHLELLDARDWGLVVYDEVHLLPAPIFRMTADLQARRRLGLTATLVREDGREGDVFSLIGPKRYDAPWKDIESQGYIAPADCTEVRVTLTDAERMEYAVAEP